Proteins encoded in a region of the Triplophysa dalaica isolate WHDGS20190420 chromosome 10, ASM1584641v1, whole genome shotgun sequence genome:
- the LOC130430649 gene encoding uncharacterized protein LOC130430649: protein MPIDTCPICKRDYALLSQHLPVSHGVKNMEERRLLLALQSGRSARLDGHLKAHTKLTVASEIKRLLCLRQLAALRASELEVLMVSTLDLMEEEEGEVALDQSEEEGAEESGCHKRACVLARETMAQLNSQVAQLNSQVDPLTSTLKELSRRFRIMQRRSHRRPSDFRSRAKNLLSSFVIKENVAEEDAVPRQQTSDPDPSPQHSSSQAEPSPVPVLNCGLEYTDGAIQGTSGGP from the exons ATGCCGATCGACACGTGCCCCATCTGCAAACGGGATTATGCCCTGCTGAGCCAACACCTCCCCGTGTCACATGGCGTAAAGAACATGGAAGAGCGGAGGCTGCTCCTGGCATTGCAGTCCGGCAGG TCGGCAAGGCTGGACGGCCATCTGAAGGCCCACACCAAGCTGACGGTGGCAAGTGAAATTAAGAGGCTTCTTTGTTTAAGGCAATTGGCTGCTCTGCGGGCCTCAGAGCTGGAGGTGCTTATGGTGTCAACGCTGGACCTGATGGAAGAGGAGGAGGGAGAGGTTGCTCTGGACCAATCAGAAGAGGAGGGGGCGGAGGAGAGTGGGTGTCATAAAAGAGCTTGCGTCCTTGCGAGGGAAACCATGGCCCAGCTCAACTCCCAGGTGGCCCAGCTCAACTCCCAGGTGGACCCCCTCACATCCACCTTGAAGGAGCTTTCCAGGCGCTTCCGGATTATGCAACGCCGCTCACACCGAAGGCCTTCGGACTTTAGGAGTAGGGCGAAGAATCTCCTCTCCTCGTTTGTGATCAAGGAAAACGTCGCGGAGGAAGATGCAGTGCCAAGGCAGCAAACCTCCGACCCTGATCCTTCCCCTCAGCATTCCTCCTCCCAGGCAGAACCTTCCCCAGTTCCCGTACTGAACTGCGGTCTTGA ATACACTGATGGAGCAATACAGGGCACATCAGGAGGGCCCTGA